The following DNA comes from Anaerostipes rhamnosivorans.
AACAGAGTTGTTAAAGTATTTGACTTTAACGATTCCGGCGATGACCAGAGTGGTCACGATTGAGGATAACTTGGAAGTACATTATTCCAAACTGAATCCGGGGAAAGATTGTGTGGAATTAAAAGTAAATCCTTCCTTTGGTTATGTAGATGCACTTGTGACTTGTTTAAGACTTCGGACAGACTGGATTCTTCTTTCGGAAGCCCGGAGTACGGAAGCAAAGTATCTGATTGAAAATATTTCTACGGGAAACAACTGCATCACGACGCTTCATGCGGATGATGCTAGAAAAATCCCGGTCCGGCTCCGAAACATGATGGATGATCCAATCATTGGGGAGAAGATGGAAAGTGATACTTATAGCTATTTGAATCTTGGTATTTATGTTCGGCGTAAAATGTTGGCAGATGGTCGTATTATTCGCCGAATCGAACAGATTGTTTGTTTTGGAAAAAACCAGGAAGATCGCAATGTGTGTCAGTTGATCGTTAACGATGGAAAGTTGATTTCCAGAGACTTGACAGAGGAAATTGAAAAGAAATTGAAACGGGTAGGGATTCAGAATCCATTTAAAAATCCTTATCCACAGATGGAAGAATTTATGAGAAAGGAGTAGATATGGGAAAAAAGAAAGGAAAGAAAAAGAAGAAAAAAATCAGTACCTTGCAACTGCTTAATTTTAAAAATCTTCAGACGGAGATTTATGGATATGGTTATGAGTATACGTTTACAAAGTATGTCAGCAACCTGTTTTTGTATCTGTTTGCAGTTTTCTGTTTTGGAAAACTGTATCAGTTGGAAATTAAATATATCCTGATTTTGTGTGCAATTTTCTTTTTGCTTCTGCCACGGGTGTTTTTATCTGAGTTCAAACGCCTGCATGAGCAGAAGCGGTTTGATGATACTGTAAAATATATGCGCCAGCTAATCAACTGTTACGATCGGGAGCCGCACAAGATTCTGCCGGCGTTAAAGGAAACGAGAAAGGTTTTTCAGGAAGAAGAGCCGATGTATGAATGTATTACAAAAGCAATTCAACTGATCGAGACAAATGTCGATGATCCTGACATGTATCAACATGCTTTTAAGATCATAGAAAAAGAATACCACTGTGATGAAATCAGGCGGCTTCACTCTTATCTAATCCGGGTGGAAGAAGAAGGTGGAAACTTCCATCAAATGCTTCATATTCTTTTGAATGATACGATCCGATGGCAACAGCGGGTTTATAAATTTCAGAAGGATAAACAATGGCAGAGAGTCCTTGCCGTTGTCATGATTTTTGTTTGCATGATTTTAGGCTTGGCAATGTCTATCATGTTCATGCAGTTAAGGGATCAGATCAATATTTTTAAGGAATTGTCTTACCAGATATCACAGGCTCTTTTCCTTGGATGTTATATGTTTATCTTTGCAAAAGTACAACGATCCACAGATTATTCCTGGCTTACAGTCGCAACCAAGGGAAATACAGAACAGATCAGCCGGGATTGGGAACTTGTTCGTCATATGGATAAGAAAAAGGAACGAAAACAGGCAATGTTGAAAACGTTGATTTCGGTTCCTTTTTTTCTTGCAGGCATTTTTCTAAAAAATGTTTACTTAGGGATTGCTGGCGTAGGAATTGTTTATTTTATGCTGACCAGTCCAGCAAGAAAGTTAAATAATGCAAAAAAACGGTTGAGAAAACTTGTGGAAATGAAATTCCCGGTGTGGCTGACCAATGTGATTTTATCTTTGCAGGGAAAAAACCTGTACTTATCCATTAAAGAGTCTTTAAACAAATGTCCGTTTGTTTTAAAAGACGAAGTAAAAAAGATGCTTTCTGAAATGGAAGAGCATCCAAAATCCAGTCTTCCGTTTGACCATTTCGCCAATGAGGTGACAACACCGGAGATTCAAACAGCGATGGGAAATCTCTATAGCATTGGTGACAGCGGGGAAAATTCTGACCAGCTGGCAATCTTGATTGAAAACAATAATCAGTTGGTTGACCGGGCGGAAAACTTGAAAAATGAAAACAAGGTAGCGCTTTTTGGCTCTAATATGTATATCCCGTCGTTTGTTATGGTCATGCAGATCGGCACGATCATGATTATTTTGTGTATGGGATTTTTAAAGATGATGTTAAAAGCAGTATAGGCAGGTGATAGAAGTGAAATTAGACCGGATCATACAGGAACTAGCGGAAAATGGGATTGGAATTGTTTTTGGAGCAATTCTGATCGGGGTTTTTAAAGTACTTTGTGACTCACTATAGGGAGGTGTTTTATGTGACGCAGAAAGAGATTATGGAGCGATCTAATGAAGAAATAACGATAGATGAATTGCAGGAAATGGAAGAGTATTGTGTGGATCTTTGCCGGACAGATTGTTTAGGAAGCAGTGGTTCTCACAGAGGGTGTACTTGGTATTCTCTTAGTTTTTTGAATGGAGAACAGGTGGATGTTTTTGTGAGAGGAAAATATGAATAAAAAGGAGATTAAAAATGGAAGATGAAGAGATCAGTGAGGTAGGCTCTATGGGGCTTAACGTTTTTGTGACAATCTTGTTTGTTGCCTTTTTTTCAGGGGCAATCCTCTTTTTGAAACACTCAGGGCTGGACTTTTTAAAAGCCCTGTGTGGGTAAGGAGGGCGTATGAAACAAGTCATAAAGCTGGTAAAACAAGCGACGGTGGAACTTGTGGTTGCGGGGATCATTCTTGCCGCATTTTGGGGCATTTTTATGTATCAACTGTCAGACCAGAGTAAGATAAATGATACTGTGAAGTCAAAAAGTAATCAAGAACTGCTGGAAAGAGGGTTTCCGGCTATTACAGCAAAGAAAACAGTAAAACTGGAAGTAAAAAAAGAGGATATCGTGGATGCCCGTACTTTTGCTAAGGCAGAGGATCAAGAAGACGGCGATTTGACGGGTCAAATCAAAACCTATCTTGTAACGGTAGAGGATGGCAAAGAAAAAAAGACGCTGTATGAAGGAAGCAATTTAAATACGGGATCTTCTGTTAAAGAGTATTCCATTCTCTATGTTGTAAAAAATTCAAGGGGATTAAAAGATTCCAAACGTCTAAAACTGTTACTTATCAATATGGATGGGATATCCTCAGAAAGGTAGAAAGGAGGAATTATGAAGCAGATTATGTCACAGGTTACAACCGTATTGTTTTTAGTGTTTGTTGCTTTTTTCTTCCTTTCCATCCTGCTTACCGGGGCAACCGTCAGTGAAGCGCAGAAGTTTCAAACGGAAGCAGTGGAAGAGATGCAGGCCAGCCATTTTTCATCAGAAGTTATAGATGAATGGCTTTTGAAAGCAAGAGAAAAAGAGTATACCTTAACCGTTACAAGTGACGGTTTTTACGAAGACCGTCCTTGTTATCGGCTGGAATTAAAATATCCAATCCAGATTTTCTTTTTCCGGTATCAGACGAAAAATGAGTTGGAAGCTTATGCGCTCTAAAGGAGGGATAGAATGGACAATTTGCCAAAGGCCATCATTGTTTTTATGGGAACGATTCTGTTTGGCCTGTTTTTGGTTTCTTACAGCAATACACAAGTATCGGTAAACAATGCAAAGAAATTTCAAGCGGCGATGTCCCAAAAGATGAAAGCCGCTGATTTTTCAGATTACATCATACAAGAGTGTAAAGAAGAAACAAGGGAAGCTGGATATGAAGCATTGGAAGTAACAAAAGAAAGTGACGACTTGTTCGTTGTTACTCTAAAGTATCAGGTCAAAAATACGTTATTTTCCGCTGACA
Coding sequences within:
- a CDS encoding type II secretion system F family protein gives rise to the protein MGKKKGKKKKKKISTLQLLNFKNLQTEIYGYGYEYTFTKYVSNLFLYLFAVFCFGKLYQLEIKYILILCAIFFLLLPRVFLSEFKRLHEQKRFDDTVKYMRQLINCYDREPHKILPALKETRKVFQEEEPMYECITKAIQLIETNVDDPDMYQHAFKIIEKEYHCDEIRRLHSYLIRVEEEGGNFHQMLHILLNDTIRWQQRVYKFQKDKQWQRVLAVVMIFVCMILGLAMSIMFMQLRDQINIFKELSYQISQALFLGCYMFIFAKVQRSTDYSWLTVATKGNTEQISRDWELVRHMDKKKERKQAMLKTLISVPFFLAGIFLKNVYLGIAGVGIVYFMLTSPARKLNNAKKRLRKLVEMKFPVWLTNVILSLQGKNLYLSIKESLNKCPFVLKDEVKKMLSEMEEHPKSSLPFDHFANEVTTPEIQTAMGNLYSIGDSGENSDQLAILIENNNQLVDRAENLKNENKVALFGSNMYIPSFVMVMQIGTIMIILCMGFLKMMLKAV
- a CDS encoding ATPase, T2SS/T4P/T4SS family — translated: MSEKQLAGLRPEQFGPLLPFVENDQITDINWANGQLIVDDVKKGRYLVENVHLTDEFLNQFSSHVGNIPSVNANLTSVNPVVEAEGNGLRIEIVHESAAVNGKTISIRKSLPYAKLTDESIIKDGYCTKEIQYFLKSMVLAQVNIAIAGLVGAGKTELLKYLTLTIPAMTRVVTIEDNLEVHYSKLNPGKDCVELKVNPSFGYVDALVTCLRLRTDWILLSEARSTEAKYLIENISTGNNCITTLHADDARKIPVRLRNMMDDPIIGEKMESDTYSYLNLGIYVRRKMLADGRIIRRIEQIVCFGKNQEDRNVCQLIVNDGKLISRDLTEEIEKKLKRVGIQNPFKNPYPQMEEFMRKE